From a region of the Salvelinus alpinus chromosome 2, SLU_Salpinus.1, whole genome shotgun sequence genome:
- the LOC139541655 gene encoding nanos homolog 3-like: MNAMICQLIDLPPYTESENKSFDPWRDYLKLADLVRDMQLGNFTSEPSTVEGHDSGICSTMVEFEEFLPRALLSPITPVATPPLRHEMEPLDSEIDLLHEDAPLWPSSTEGPEPPTAASRSPAGTWGQSGTNTPEEVPSPERKFCRFCKYNGESESVYRSHSLKDQDGDMMCRYLRLYDCPLCGAIGDQATNRHHCPLVETTYSSVYVTSIGVKYFSEILESTT; encoded by the coding sequence ATGAACGCTATGATTTGTCAACTCATAGACCTACCGCCTTACACGGAGTCCGAAAACAAGAGTTTCGACCCGTGGCGGGACTACTTGAAGCTGGCTGACCTAGTGCGCGACATGCAGTTAGGAAACTTCACCTCAGAACCGTCAACCGTTGAGGGTCATGACTCCGGGATATGCTCGACCATGGTGGAATTTGAAGAGTTTCTGCCGCGAGCCTTGCTGTCACCGATAACACCTGTGGCGACACCACCCCTACGGCACGAAATGGAACCCCTGGATTCAGAAATCGACCTCTTGCATGAAGACGCTCCTTTATGGCCGAGCAGCACCGAGGGTCCCGAGCCCCCTACAGCAGCGTCCAGATCCCCCGCTGGCACCTGGGGCCAGAGTGGGACAAACACACCGGAGGAGGTGCCATCACCTGAGCGCAAGTTCTGCAGGTTCTGCAAATACAACGGGGAGTCTGAGTCTGTGTATAGGTCCCACAGCCTCAAGGACCAGGATGGGGACATGATGTGCCGGTACCTGCGGCTGTATGACTGCCCTCTCTGCGGGGCCATTGGGGATCAAGCCACCAACAGGCACCATTGTCCCCTGGTCGAAACCACCTACAGCTCTGTCTATGTCACATCcattggtgtaaagtactttagtgaaatacttgaaagtactacttaa